From the Vanessa cardui chromosome 18, ilVanCard2.1, whole genome shotgun sequence genome, one window contains:
- the LOC124537585 gene encoding protein yellow-like has protein sequence MKAVFIFSVLLFVFHNSQSLLPPRFQWKILDYAWEGRAREAALTSGAYIPENNMPTGITRWKNKLFITVPRWKKGVPSSLNYIYINGSQTQPLNPYPSWNEAFVSDKSCCISSNSTVVSTFRVHVDKCDRLWVVDNGVADMTNELKQIAAPAIVVFDLNSNRLIHRYVLQDDVLRDSSVLTSIVVDTIGKGCDNTYAYIPDMGSNALIVYSLGANAAWRVENHYFHFDPHSGVYDVGGVQFHWSDGISSVVLVPSKRSSSYRDLYFHPTSSTKQFRMPTSLLRDDRFATENTFNGVQVLGDRGPKSQATACDYDHSHNVIFYTQLSRNGVSCWNLDREMTRENVPLVISDCLILEFPSDIKVDKESNLWVLSNRQSRFLYGSMDFNQVNFRVLTAPVGAVIKGTTCERLSTVERALSFIMRPKSKFT, from the exons atgaaagccGTTTTTATATTCTcagtacttttatttgtttttcacaATTCACAAAGTTTGTTACCTCCTAGATTCCAATGGAAAATTTTAGACTACGCATGGGAGGGGCGTGCTCGAGAAGCCGCATTAACTTCAGGCGCTTATATTCCTGAGAATAATATGCCTACAGGAATAACAAGatggaaaaataaattgtttatcacGGTACCTCGATGGAAAAAAG GAGTACCATCATCCCTGaactacatttatataaatggcAGTCAAACCCAGCCGTTGAACCCTTACCCGAGTTGGAACGAAGCGTTTGTTTCTGATAAAAGTTGCTGTATAAGTTCCAATAGTACTGTCGTGTCCACTTTTCGGGTACACGTGGATAAATGTGATCGTTTGTGGGTAGTTGACAATGGCGTCGCTGACATGACAA atGAGTTAAAACAAATAGCTGCGCCAGCTATAGTCGTGTTTGATCTGAATAGCAATAGACTGATACACCGCTACGTTTTACAAGACGACGTCTTAAGAGATTCGTCGGTTTTGACGAGTATT GTTGTCGACACCATAGGCAAAGGCTGCGACAACACTTACGCCTACATCCCCGACATGGGTTCGAACGCGTTAATAGTGTACAGTTTGGGGGCGAACGCAGCGTGGCGGGTCGAAAACCATTACTTCCACTTCGACCCGCACTCGGGCGTGTACGATGTGGGCGGGGTTCAGTTCCACTGGAGTGATGGAATATCTTCAGTGGTCTTGGTACCATCGAAGAGGAGTAGTAG TTACCGAGATTTGTATTTCCATCCTACGTCGAGTACAAAACAATTTCGTATGCCAACGAGCCTCTTGAGAGATGATCGCTTCGCCACCGAGAACACCTTTAATGGAGTCCAA GTGTTGGGAGACAGAGGACCCAAGTCTCAAGCGACGGCTTGCGACTACGACCACTCTCACAATGTCATATTTTATACCCAg TTGAGCAGGAACGGCGTGAGTTGTTGGAATCTGGACAGAGAGATGACTCGAGAGAACGTTCCGCTAGTTATAAGTGATTGTTTGATTTTGGAATTCCCCAGTGATATTAAG GTCGACAAAGAGTCTAATCTATGGGTGCTAAGTAATAGACAATCGCGTTTCCTCTACGGCTCTATGGATTTTAATCAGGTGAACTTCAGAGTATTGACAGCTCCAGTGGGGGCAGTTATAAAAGGCACGACATGTGAAAGGCTGTCTACAGTGGAGAGAGCTTTGAGTTTCATTATGAGACCCAAATCTAAATTCACATAA